The Pseudomonas protegens genome contains the following window.
CCGAACGCCTGAGCGAAAACCTCGACAGCCCGCCCCTGGACGAGGACGGCCCTCGGGAAGCACGGCAGGCCGCCAGCGCCTTCAACCAGATGCAGAAACGCATACGGGAACAGGTCCAGCAGCGGGGACGCATGCTCGGCGCCGTGTCCCACGATCTGCGTACCCCGCTGTCACGCTTGAAACTGCGCCTGGAGCAGATCGAGGACAGCAAGCTGCAGGGGCAGATGCGCCAGGACCTGGACGACATGATCAAGATGCTCGACGCCACCCTCAGCTATCTGCATGAACAGCGCACCAGCGAGGCCGAGCAATGGATGGACGTGCAGGCGCTGGTGGAATCGCTGTGCGAGAACGCCCAGGACCAGGGCGCCCAGGTCCAGGCCCAGGGCCATTGCGCGCCACTGCTGGTCCAGCCCATGGCCCTGCAATCGTGCATCAACAACCTGCTGGACAACGCCCTGCGCTACGCCGGCCACGCCACCCTGGCCCTGGAGGACCAGCGGGATCAGTTGCTGATCCGGGTCATCGACCAGGGTCCCGGTATCGCCGCCGACAAGCGCGAGGCGGTGTTCGAACCCTTCTTCCGCCTCGAAGGCTCACGCAACCGCAACTCCGGCGGCGTCGGCCTGGGCATGACCATCGCCCGTGAAGCGGCGGAGCGCATGGGCGGACAACTGCTGCTGGAGGAAACCCCTGGCGGCGGCCTGACCGCAGTGCTGCGCCTGCCACGCCCCTGAGCCCCTTGTGTAGCCACGGGTACAAAGCGCCGATACCCAGGACAACTCCAGCCTTGAGGCTGCATGAGCCGGTTCCCCGCCGGATCCATTCATCCCCAAGGAGCGAATCCCATGATTGGTAGTGTCAGCAGCAACTATTCGAGCTATTACAGCTCCAGCAGCAGTACCTCCAGCACCAGCCGCGGCCAACAGTTGCAGAAGGAACTGTTCGCCAAGCTCGATAGCAATGGCGACGGCGCGGTGAACCAGGACGAGTTGAACAACGCTCTGTCGCAAAAAGGCGACAAGGGTGTCCTGGTCAGCCTGAGCAAGAACTTCAGCGAGCTGGACAGCGATGGCAGCGGCAGCCTGAGCAGCGATGAAATGGCCGCCATGGCACCACCGGCGCATCACGGCCAGGCGCCCGGCACCGAACTGGCGGACGCCCTGCTCAGCGCTCTGGACAGCGACGGCGACGGCGTCATCAACAGCGACGAACTGAGCAGCGGCTTGAGCAGTACCGGTAGCAGTGCAGACAGCAAGCAACTCTTCTCGGCCCTGGACAAGAACCAGGATGGCAACATCAGTGCAGACGAACTGGCCGCCAGCCTGACGCCGCCTCCGCCCCCGCAACAGCTCTCCGGCGAGCAACTGTTCGGCCAGCTCGACAGCGACGGCAACGCCAGCATCAGTGCCGACGAGCTGAGCAGCGCCCTGCAGTCCGGCGACCAGAACTCAGCCAGCAACGACACCAGTTCGGCATTGCTGAAAATACTCGACAGCGACAGCAGCGGCGGCA
Protein-coding sequences here:
- a CDS encoding cell wall metabolism sensor histidine kinase WalK; this encodes MRGRFDTLFGRLFGVLLIAIVLAHLLAFFWFHHYGHPPPPPPPPPPPVALGNGPPPGPPPNFPQRPPRPWFGGPLVPLTFQLISLVIAAWYGAKLLSRPIQRLSDAAERLSENLDSPPLDEDGPREARQAASAFNQMQKRIREQVQQRGRMLGAVSHDLRTPLSRLKLRLEQIEDSKLQGQMRQDLDDMIKMLDATLSYLHEQRTSEAEQWMDVQALVESLCENAQDQGAQVQAQGHCAPLLVQPMALQSCINNLLDNALRYAGHATLALEDQRDQLLIRVIDQGPGIAADKREAVFEPFFRLEGSRNRNSGGVGLGMTIAREAAERMGGQLLLEETPGGGLTAVLRLPRP
- the xopAW gene encoding EF-hand domain-containing protein codes for the protein MIGSVSSNYSSYYSSSSSTSSTSRGQQLQKELFAKLDSNGDGAVNQDELNNALSQKGDKGVLVSLSKNFSELDSDGSGSLSSDEMAAMAPPAHHGQAPGTELADALLSALDSDGDGVINSDELSSGLSSTGSSADSKQLFSALDKNQDGNISADELAASLTPPPPPQQLSGEQLFGQLDSDGNASISADELSSALQSGDQNSASNDTSSALLKILDSDSSGGISSDELKAALQAGRNQDSETQNPQANLAEALGKMIANLNKQYQLNPASSVGNSVNVAA